In one Drosophila pseudoobscura strain MV-25-SWS-2005 chromosome X, UCI_Dpse_MV25, whole genome shotgun sequence genomic region, the following are encoded:
- the zyd gene encoding sodium/potassium/calcium exchanger 4 isoform X3, whose amino-acid sequence MEDYWGLSSTTDINCTQPAIDDFPRDLFSEAQRQSGAVVLHVIASLYLFVALAVVCDEYFVPAVEKICAALNMSNDVAGATFMAAATSAPELFVNVIGTFITEGDIGVGTIVGSAVFNILAVAACCGIGAGMTIPLDWWPLTRDSIAYGVTVAILICVMHDERVEWYEALILVSLYAVYLAVMYFDKTFQRCAKDLVENRICQNMASIQLNGGLNNDQAKTSTATIATTTTTTTTSITTAPAVAATTGGSSGSGGGGVSQGGVIADMSPLDNAEAEAQPVVAPPEQEGYSLLTYPKDKSCFAQFTWLIIWPIHLLFRVAIPDCKKAKNNKIFPLTFIMCIVWIGSLSYVVAWMITIIGDTLKIPDSVMGITFLAAGTSVPEAVSSVIVAKRGHGSMGICNSIGSNTFDILLCLGVPWLIKAVFFPIQPGQNYVAINSAGLEYSAITLLSTLFLLYLTFSTNKFKLDKKVGTACLVMYLVFMVFASLIELNVFFRVNLPTCGRS is encoded by the exons ATGGAAGACTATTGGGGTCTTAGCAGCACTACGG ATATAAATTGCACTCAGCCCGCCATTGATGACTTCCCCAGAGACCTGTTCTCGGAGGCGCAAAGACAGTCCGGTGCTGTTGTACTTCATGTTATAGCcagtttatatttatttgtagcCTTAGCAGTAGTGTGTGATGAGTACTTTGTTCCAGCAGTTGAGAAAATATGTGCAG CCCTCAACATGTCCAACGATGTGGCGGGGGCCACGTTCATGGCCGCGGCCACTTCCGCCCCGGAGCTGTTCGTCAACGTGATAGGCACCTTCATCACAGAGGGCGACATCGGAGTGGGCACCATCGTGGGATCGGCAGTCTTCAACATCCTAGCCGTGGCCGCCTGCTGCGGCATCGGAGCCGGCATG ACCATACCGCTGGACTGGTGGCCGCTGACACGGGACAGCATCGCCTACGGCGTTACCGTCGCCATCCTCATCTGTGTGATGCACGACGAGCGGGTCGAGTGGTACGAGGCCCTCATTCTTGTGTCCCTCTACGCCGTCTACCTGGCGGTCATGTATTTCGACAAAACGTTCCAAAGGTGTGCCAAAG ACCTCGTGGAGAACCGCATCTGCCAGAATATGGCCAGCATCCAGCTGAACGGGGGCTTGAACAATGACCAGGCCAAGACCTCAACGGCAACCATAGCCActaccacaaccacaacaacaacatcgatCACAACAGCACCTGCAGTCGCAGCCACcacaggcggcagcagcggcagcggtggagGAGGTGTCTCCCAAGGCGGGGTCATAGCCGACATGTCACCCCTGGATAATGCCGAGGCCGAAGCCCAGCCAGTGGTTGCTCCCCCCGAGCAGGAGGGCTACTCCCTGCTGACGTACCCGAAAGACAAGAGCTGCTTTGCTCAGTTCACCTGGCTCATCATTTGGCCCATACATCTGCTCTTCCGAGTCGCCATTCCCGACTGCAAGAAggccaagaacaacaagaTCTTCCCATTGACCTTCATCATGTGCATTGTATGGATTGGATCCCTTTCCTACGTGGTGGCGTGGATGATTACCATTATTG GCGACACACTTAAGATACCTGATTCGGTGATGGGGATTACGTTCCTAGCAGCGGGCACCAGCGTGCCAGAGGCCGTGTCCAGTGTGATTGTTGCCAAACGCG GTCATGGATCAATGGGTATTTGCAACTCGATTGGATCGAACACATTCGATATTCTTCTGTGCCTGGGCGTGCCTTGGCTGATCAAGGCGGTTTTCTTTCCCATTCAGCCGGGCCAGAACTATGTGGCCATCAACTCGGCCGGACTGGAGTATTCGGCGATCACACTTCTGTCCACACTATTTCTCCTCTATTTGACATTCTCCACGAATAAATTCAAGCTGGACAAGAAGGTGGGCACCGCGTGCCTAGTCATGTATCTGGTCTTTATGGTCTTTGCCTCACTCATCGAACTAAATGTGTTCTTCCGCGTCAATCTACCCACCTGCGGACGGTCATGA
- the zyd gene encoding sodium/potassium/calcium exchanger 4 isoform X4: MKYINCTQPAIDDFPRDLFSEAQRQSGAVVLHVIASLYLFVALAVVCDEYFVPAVEKICAALNMSNDVAGATFMAAATSAPELFVNVIGTFITEGDIGVGTIVGSAVFNILAVAACCGIGAGMTIPLDWWPLTRDSIAYGVTVAILICVMHDERVEWYEALILVSLYAVYLAVMYFDKTFQRCAKDLVENRICQNMASIQLNGGLNNDQAKTSTATIATTTTTTTTSITTAPAVAATTGGSSGSGGGGVSQGGVIADMSPLDNAEAEAQPVVAPPEQEGYSLLTYPKDKSCFAQFTWLIIWPIHLLFRVAIPDCKKAKNNKIFPLTFIMCIVWIGSLSYVVAWMITIIGDTLKIPDSVMGITFLAAGTSVPEAVSSVIVAKRGHGSMGICNSIGSNTFDILLCLGVPWLIKAVFFPIQPGQNYVAINSAGLEYSAITLLSTLFLLYLTFSTNKFKLDKKVGTACLVMYLVFMVFASLIELNVFFRVNLPTCGRS, from the exons atgaaAT ATATAAATTGCACTCAGCCCGCCATTGATGACTTCCCCAGAGACCTGTTCTCGGAGGCGCAAAGACAGTCCGGTGCTGTTGTACTTCATGTTATAGCcagtttatatttatttgtagcCTTAGCAGTAGTGTGTGATGAGTACTTTGTTCCAGCAGTTGAGAAAATATGTGCAG CCCTCAACATGTCCAACGATGTGGCGGGGGCCACGTTCATGGCCGCGGCCACTTCCGCCCCGGAGCTGTTCGTCAACGTGATAGGCACCTTCATCACAGAGGGCGACATCGGAGTGGGCACCATCGTGGGATCGGCAGTCTTCAACATCCTAGCCGTGGCCGCCTGCTGCGGCATCGGAGCCGGCATG ACCATACCGCTGGACTGGTGGCCGCTGACACGGGACAGCATCGCCTACGGCGTTACCGTCGCCATCCTCATCTGTGTGATGCACGACGAGCGGGTCGAGTGGTACGAGGCCCTCATTCTTGTGTCCCTCTACGCCGTCTACCTGGCGGTCATGTATTTCGACAAAACGTTCCAAAGGTGTGCCAAAG ACCTCGTGGAGAACCGCATCTGCCAGAATATGGCCAGCATCCAGCTGAACGGGGGCTTGAACAATGACCAGGCCAAGACCTCAACGGCAACCATAGCCActaccacaaccacaacaacaacatcgatCACAACAGCACCTGCAGTCGCAGCCACcacaggcggcagcagcggcagcggtggagGAGGTGTCTCCCAAGGCGGGGTCATAGCCGACATGTCACCCCTGGATAATGCCGAGGCCGAAGCCCAGCCAGTGGTTGCTCCCCCCGAGCAGGAGGGCTACTCCCTGCTGACGTACCCGAAAGACAAGAGCTGCTTTGCTCAGTTCACCTGGCTCATCATTTGGCCCATACATCTGCTCTTCCGAGTCGCCATTCCCGACTGCAAGAAggccaagaacaacaagaTCTTCCCATTGACCTTCATCATGTGCATTGTATGGATTGGATCCCTTTCCTACGTGGTGGCGTGGATGATTACCATTATTG GCGACACACTTAAGATACCTGATTCGGTGATGGGGATTACGTTCCTAGCAGCGGGCACCAGCGTGCCAGAGGCCGTGTCCAGTGTGATTGTTGCCAAACGCG GTCATGGATCAATGGGTATTTGCAACTCGATTGGATCGAACACATTCGATATTCTTCTGTGCCTGGGCGTGCCTTGGCTGATCAAGGCGGTTTTCTTTCCCATTCAGCCGGGCCAGAACTATGTGGCCATCAACTCGGCCGGACTGGAGTATTCGGCGATCACACTTCTGTCCACACTATTTCTCCTCTATTTGACATTCTCCACGAATAAATTCAAGCTGGACAAGAAGGTGGGCACCGCGTGCCTAGTCATGTATCTGGTCTTTATGGTCTTTGCCTCACTCATCGAACTAAATGTGTTCTTCCGCGTCAATCTACCCACCTGCGGACGGTCATGA
- the zyd gene encoding sodium/potassium/calcium exchanger 3 isoform X2 produces the protein MKYINCTQPAIDDFPRDLFSEAQRQSGAVVLHVIASLYLFVALAVVCDEYFVPAVEKICAALNMSNDVAGATFMAAATSAPELFVNVIGTFITEGDIGVGTIVGSAVFNILAVAACCGIGAGMTIPLDWWPLTRDSIAYGVTVAILICVMHDERVEWYEALILVSLYAVYLAVMYFDKTFQRCAKGGVKQARTRSRSSNCSIHTKNSNEKEPDLVENRICQNMASIQLNGGLNNDQAKTSTATIATTTTTTTTSITTAPAVAATTGGSSGSGGGGVSQGGVIADMSPLDNAEAEAQPVVAPPEQEGYSLLTYPKDKSCFAQFTWLIIWPIHLLFRVAIPDCKKAKNNKIFPLTFIMCIVWIGSLSYVVAWMITIIGDTLKIPDSVMGITFLAAGTSVPEAVSSVIVAKRGHGSMGICNSIGSNTFDILLCLGVPWLIKAVFFPIQPGQNYVAINSAGLEYSAITLLSTLFLLYLTFSTNKFKLDKKVGTACLVMYLVFMVFASLIELNVFFRVNLPTCGRS, from the exons atgaaAT ATATAAATTGCACTCAGCCCGCCATTGATGACTTCCCCAGAGACCTGTTCTCGGAGGCGCAAAGACAGTCCGGTGCTGTTGTACTTCATGTTATAGCcagtttatatttatttgtagcCTTAGCAGTAGTGTGTGATGAGTACTTTGTTCCAGCAGTTGAGAAAATATGTGCAG CCCTCAACATGTCCAACGATGTGGCGGGGGCCACGTTCATGGCCGCGGCCACTTCCGCCCCGGAGCTGTTCGTCAACGTGATAGGCACCTTCATCACAGAGGGCGACATCGGAGTGGGCACCATCGTGGGATCGGCAGTCTTCAACATCCTAGCCGTGGCCGCCTGCTGCGGCATCGGAGCCGGCATG ACCATACCGCTGGACTGGTGGCCGCTGACACGGGACAGCATCGCCTACGGCGTTACCGTCGCCATCCTCATCTGTGTGATGCACGACGAGCGGGTCGAGTGGTACGAGGCCCTCATTCTTGTGTCCCTCTACGCCGTCTACCTGGCGGTCATGTATTTCGACAAAACGTTCCAAAGGTGTGCCAAAG gtggCGTAAAGCAGGCGCGCACGCGCAGCCGGTCCTCCAACTGCAGCATCCACACAAAGAACAGCAATGAGAAGGAACCAG ACCTCGTGGAGAACCGCATCTGCCAGAATATGGCCAGCATCCAGCTGAACGGGGGCTTGAACAATGACCAGGCCAAGACCTCAACGGCAACCATAGCCActaccacaaccacaacaacaacatcgatCACAACAGCACCTGCAGTCGCAGCCACcacaggcggcagcagcggcagcggtggagGAGGTGTCTCCCAAGGCGGGGTCATAGCCGACATGTCACCCCTGGATAATGCCGAGGCCGAAGCCCAGCCAGTGGTTGCTCCCCCCGAGCAGGAGGGCTACTCCCTGCTGACGTACCCGAAAGACAAGAGCTGCTTTGCTCAGTTCACCTGGCTCATCATTTGGCCCATACATCTGCTCTTCCGAGTCGCCATTCCCGACTGCAAGAAggccaagaacaacaagaTCTTCCCATTGACCTTCATCATGTGCATTGTATGGATTGGATCCCTTTCCTACGTGGTGGCGTGGATGATTACCATTATTG GCGACACACTTAAGATACCTGATTCGGTGATGGGGATTACGTTCCTAGCAGCGGGCACCAGCGTGCCAGAGGCCGTGTCCAGTGTGATTGTTGCCAAACGCG GTCATGGATCAATGGGTATTTGCAACTCGATTGGATCGAACACATTCGATATTCTTCTGTGCCTGGGCGTGCCTTGGCTGATCAAGGCGGTTTTCTTTCCCATTCAGCCGGGCCAGAACTATGTGGCCATCAACTCGGCCGGACTGGAGTATTCGGCGATCACACTTCTGTCCACACTATTTCTCCTCTATTTGACATTCTCCACGAATAAATTCAAGCTGGACAAGAAGGTGGGCACCGCGTGCCTAGTCATGTATCTGGTCTTTATGGTCTTTGCCTCACTCATCGAACTAAATGTGTTCTTCCGCGTCAATCTACCCACCTGCGGACGGTCATGA
- the zyd gene encoding sodium/potassium/calcium exchanger 3 isoform X1, which produces MEDYWGLSSTTDINCTQPAIDDFPRDLFSEAQRQSGAVVLHVIASLYLFVALAVVCDEYFVPAVEKICAALNMSNDVAGATFMAAATSAPELFVNVIGTFITEGDIGVGTIVGSAVFNILAVAACCGIGAGMTIPLDWWPLTRDSIAYGVTVAILICVMHDERVEWYEALILVSLYAVYLAVMYFDKTFQRCAKGGVKQARTRSRSSNCSIHTKNSNEKEPDLVENRICQNMASIQLNGGLNNDQAKTSTATIATTTTTTTTSITTAPAVAATTGGSSGSGGGGVSQGGVIADMSPLDNAEAEAQPVVAPPEQEGYSLLTYPKDKSCFAQFTWLIIWPIHLLFRVAIPDCKKAKNNKIFPLTFIMCIVWIGSLSYVVAWMITIIGDTLKIPDSVMGITFLAAGTSVPEAVSSVIVAKRGHGSMGICNSIGSNTFDILLCLGVPWLIKAVFFPIQPGQNYVAINSAGLEYSAITLLSTLFLLYLTFSTNKFKLDKKVGTACLVMYLVFMVFASLIELNVFFRVNLPTCGRS; this is translated from the exons ATGGAAGACTATTGGGGTCTTAGCAGCACTACGG ATATAAATTGCACTCAGCCCGCCATTGATGACTTCCCCAGAGACCTGTTCTCGGAGGCGCAAAGACAGTCCGGTGCTGTTGTACTTCATGTTATAGCcagtttatatttatttgtagcCTTAGCAGTAGTGTGTGATGAGTACTTTGTTCCAGCAGTTGAGAAAATATGTGCAG CCCTCAACATGTCCAACGATGTGGCGGGGGCCACGTTCATGGCCGCGGCCACTTCCGCCCCGGAGCTGTTCGTCAACGTGATAGGCACCTTCATCACAGAGGGCGACATCGGAGTGGGCACCATCGTGGGATCGGCAGTCTTCAACATCCTAGCCGTGGCCGCCTGCTGCGGCATCGGAGCCGGCATG ACCATACCGCTGGACTGGTGGCCGCTGACACGGGACAGCATCGCCTACGGCGTTACCGTCGCCATCCTCATCTGTGTGATGCACGACGAGCGGGTCGAGTGGTACGAGGCCCTCATTCTTGTGTCCCTCTACGCCGTCTACCTGGCGGTCATGTATTTCGACAAAACGTTCCAAAGGTGTGCCAAAG gtggCGTAAAGCAGGCGCGCACGCGCAGCCGGTCCTCCAACTGCAGCATCCACACAAAGAACAGCAATGAGAAGGAACCAG ACCTCGTGGAGAACCGCATCTGCCAGAATATGGCCAGCATCCAGCTGAACGGGGGCTTGAACAATGACCAGGCCAAGACCTCAACGGCAACCATAGCCActaccacaaccacaacaacaacatcgatCACAACAGCACCTGCAGTCGCAGCCACcacaggcggcagcagcggcagcggtggagGAGGTGTCTCCCAAGGCGGGGTCATAGCCGACATGTCACCCCTGGATAATGCCGAGGCCGAAGCCCAGCCAGTGGTTGCTCCCCCCGAGCAGGAGGGCTACTCCCTGCTGACGTACCCGAAAGACAAGAGCTGCTTTGCTCAGTTCACCTGGCTCATCATTTGGCCCATACATCTGCTCTTCCGAGTCGCCATTCCCGACTGCAAGAAggccaagaacaacaagaTCTTCCCATTGACCTTCATCATGTGCATTGTATGGATTGGATCCCTTTCCTACGTGGTGGCGTGGATGATTACCATTATTG GCGACACACTTAAGATACCTGATTCGGTGATGGGGATTACGTTCCTAGCAGCGGGCACCAGCGTGCCAGAGGCCGTGTCCAGTGTGATTGTTGCCAAACGCG GTCATGGATCAATGGGTATTTGCAACTCGATTGGATCGAACACATTCGATATTCTTCTGTGCCTGGGCGTGCCTTGGCTGATCAAGGCGGTTTTCTTTCCCATTCAGCCGGGCCAGAACTATGTGGCCATCAACTCGGCCGGACTGGAGTATTCGGCGATCACACTTCTGTCCACACTATTTCTCCTCTATTTGACATTCTCCACGAATAAATTCAAGCTGGACAAGAAGGTGGGCACCGCGTGCCTAGTCATGTATCTGGTCTTTATGGTCTTTGCCTCACTCATCGAACTAAATGTGTTCTTCCGCGTCAATCTACCCACCTGCGGACGGTCATGA